The following is a genomic window from Helicobacter sp. NHP19-003.
CTCCACAAGTTCAAGGCGCACCACAAGCACCACACGGGGTATACGCACAACACGCAGGGCAAGTGCAAGAAGTGTAAGTGCTAGCACACGCAGCACAAGAGGCCACATCAGCACACAAAAGGAGAGCCAAAACCAAAACTTTAACCAATATTATAACCAAGCCCAAAACACACAGCCCCAACACTACAACCCCAGCCCAAACCAAAGTTATAACCCCCCAAACCAAAGTTACACTTCAGGCACAAGCGCGCCCACTTACAACCCAAGCCCCACCTACAGCCCAAGTTACATGCCCCTGCCCCTAAATTATCCACAAACCAGCACCACCACGCCAAGCACGCCAAGCCGCCAAACCCCAAATACCCCCACCACGCCCCAAGCCACACAACCCACGCCAAGCACTCTGACAGAAATCCCCAAAGAACCCTCCAAACCCCTAGAAAAAGAACCCCCTAAAAAACCCGAAACCCCAGAAGCCCTAGAAAAACCTAAAGAACCCATAGAGCCCCAAGACACCAAGAAAGAATCCCAAGAAAAGCCCAAAATAGAAAGTAAAAAGTTAGAACCCAACCCCAAAGCCATGCTGGAAGTGCAAACACACTTAGGGATGGGGGGTGCCCAGGAGGAGGCTTGTGGGGTTTGGAGCTATGATGATGCAAAATTGCAGGCCAAACGCCCCAGTGTCATGCGCGCTTTGGATAAAGCCAGCGGGCAACTTTTAGACATCAGCCCTTGCGATTTTAGGGCAGATAGTGCTAGTGGCAAGGGGGAGGGGATCACGCTAAACTATGTAGAATTGCCCCCTGAAGTTGAAGTGCTAGGACCAACCACGAGCATGCACACTTTTATTTTAAGCAAGGCAAATTACAGCGAAAAGTTGTGTTACAAGGCAAAGACCCGCCAGTGTTTACACATTGAGCCAAACACTGCCACAGAGTGGACCAGCACTTACTCCACCACCACCACAAGGACAACTAGGACCTACCAACGCCCCCCACAAGTGGGGCAAACCACTCCCACAGAATACAGCACCACCACCGATGAGGTGAAAGCCCAGAGAAAAACCGACATCAAAAAGAACGACTTGCACTTAAGCCCTAAGTTTTTAGAGTTTGTAGAAGTGTATGAAAAAAAGTATTTGGATAGCCAAGTGGCGCACTCTAAAGAATATTTAGCATGGCAAGATAAATATGTCCGCCCCAAGCAGGGTACTTGCCAAGAATACCAAGTGGAAGAGTTGATTAAGAATAAAAAGGTGCGCCCGAGCATCCACAACACCAGAATCATTTGCGTCAAAAGTGGGGATTACTTACTAGAAGAAGATAAATAAGAAGTTAATTGAACTCAATTTTTTAGAAAATCTTAAGTTTATTAGACTATAATGCGCCCGTTTTATTAAAAAAGTTTAATTTTTATTACTAGTTCTGCCCACAGTTGAACTAAGAGCCTTCAAATTCTGTGTAATTTATGTTCAGCCTTATGAAATTTAGAGCAAGGAGTTTTTGCATCATGCATAAAAGATTACTATCGGCTTTAATAGCCTCTTTGGCGTGCCAAGCGGCTTTAATGGCTAAGGACAAAACCTACACCCTAGGCAAGGTCTCTACAGCCGGACAAAGAGGTAAAACCGATTACTCAGGGCATGTCAATCTAGGCTACAGCGGAATCACGGCTCCTAAAAGTTGGCAAGATGAAGAAGTGAAAAAATACACCGGTAGCCGCACGGTGATCTCTAACAAACAACTCACCCAGAGTGCCAACCAAAGCATTGAGGAGGCCTTGCAAAATGTCCCGGGCATGCAGGTGAGAAACACCACTGGCGTGGGGGCGATGCCTAGCATCCAAATCCGTGGCTTTGGGGCCGGAGGCTCAGGGCACAGCGATGCCACTTTAATGTTGGTGAATGGGATTCCCGTCTATATGGCGCCTTACTCACACATCGAGCTAGACATCTTCCCCGTTACCTTCCAATCCATCGATCGCATCGATGTGATCAAGGGCGGGGGGAGTGTGCAGTATGGCCCCAACACCTATGGCGGGATCGTGAACATTATCACCAAGCCCATCCCCAAGCATTGGGAGAGTCAAGTGGCTGAGAGAACCACTTTTTGGGCTAAGGCGAGGAATGCTGGCTTTGCTGCCCCTCCTGGCAAAACCGGCAATCCCTCTTTCCTCAGCTCTTTGGGCAATGACATTCTTTACAATACCTATGTGAGGAGTGGGGGGATGATCAACAAGCACTTTGGCGTACAGGCGCAGGCTAACTGGGTAGATGGGCAGGGCTTTAGGGACAATAGCCCCACCAATATCCAAAACTATTGGCTGGATGGAGTCTATGACATCAACGAGAACAACGGCATCAAAGCCTACTACCAGTACTATGATTTTAAGATTGCCCAGCCCGGGAGCCTAAGCGCAGAGCAGTACCAAGAAAACCGCTTCATGAACGGACGCCCTTACAACTCCAAAGGGGGGCGTTCCCAGCGCTTTGGCATTGTGTATGAAAACCGCTTTGGCGACTTAGAAAGAGTGGGCGGGACATTTAGTTTCACCTACTATGGGCAGTTCATGACTAGGGATTTTCAGGTGAGCTCTAGCTACAACAGCGCGAACATGGTCACTTGTTACAGCGCAGCAAGCTGTGCAGCCCAGGGACTTAGTGGCTATAACCTAGCCGTGCCCTACTATGCCACAAACTACAATGGCTGGGGAGAGGTGGAAAACCCTGTGCGTTCCATCAACAACGCCTTTGAACCCAAGGTCAATTTAGTTGTCAACACTGGTAAGGTTAAGCAGACTTTCATCACTGGTTTGCGTTTCATGACCACCACCTTTTTGCAACGCCAATACATGAACACCAATGATTGTCCAACTATAAAAAGCGGAGAGGGGGCGGGCTTTTTGTGTGACGGAGCCAATGTCATGAGCGGCTGGGAACCCCACATCAAGCATGGGCTATACAAAAACTGGAACGATTGGCGCAACAATTACACCGCCGTGTATTTGAGCGATCGCATCGAGACTTGGAATGGGCGCTTTTTTGTGGTGCCTGGTCTACGCTATGCTTTGGTGCAGTATCAAAATGAAAATGCAGCTAATTGGGCCACCATTCCGCAAGCTGTCTTGAAAAAAATTGCCCACATGAACAACTGGATGCCCTCGACCAATATTGGTTTTATCCCGGTGCAGGGCGATCACACACTGCTCACCTACTTTAACTACCAACGCTCCTATGTGCCGCCCCAATTAGATGTCTTGAGCTATGGTGGAGCAGAGTACTTTACCCAGCACTTTGATGAGGTAGAGGCAGGCGCGCGCTATACCTATAAAAGCAACTTTAGTTTTAACGCCGACTATTTCCGCATTTGGGCTCGCGATTTTGCCACAGGGCAATATTCTATTTACACCAGCGGGCCTATGAAGGGCAATGTGCGCCCCGTCAATGGCTACTCACAAGGTGTGGAGCTGGAAATGTATTACCGCCCCATTAAGGGCTTGCAACTGCATGCTGCCTTTAACTACATTGACACGCGCGTTACAAGCCATGGACCTTTAACAGACTTAAATGGCGATGTGTTGCCCGGGACAAGCTATAACAAGCACTTCCCCTTTGTGAGCCCTTATCAGTTCATCTTGGATGCGCGCTACACTTACCGCAAAACCACCTTTGGTTTGTCTAGCTACTTTTATAGCCGGGCTTATAGTGGCATTAGCAACAGCGCGGCAGGGGGCTATTATGGCACGCAGTACTACAGCGGTGGCGCTAACTTTGAGAGTGTGTTAAACAGCGGTTATCAATGTGCAGCCTGGTGTATGACCCAACATGAGGGGATGTTGCCTTGGTATTGGGTGTGGAATATCCAAGTGAGCCAAGTCTTTTGGGAGAGCGGACGGCATAAAATTGTGGGGAGTTTACAGGTCAACAATATCTTTAACATGAAGTATTTCTTCACGGGGATTGGCTCTAGCCCTGCAGGCTTACAACCCGGCCCCGGGCGCTCTGTTACAGCGTATTTGAGCTACACTTTTTAGAATTTTGGAGGGGATTAGGATATTTAGGCTATAATGGGGCCTAAATTTCATCAGCAAAGGCTATCCATGTTGCGATCTCTTTATAGCGCCACTACCGGAATGTTAGGCCAACAAACCCACATTGACACCACTTCTAACAACATTGCCAATGTCAACACCGTGGGCTTTAAACGCCAAAGAGCGGACTTCAACGACCTTTTTTACCAAGCTTTGCAATACGCCGGCACTTCCACCTCGGATACCACAAAATCGCCCAATGGGATCGAAGTGGGGCTGGGGGTACGCACTTCTAGCGTGACCAAGATGTTTTCTCAAGGCAGCCCTAAAGAGACTGAAAATAATTTAGACTTAGCCATCACGGGCAAGGGCTTTTTTCAGATCCAAATGCCTGATGGCTCGACAGCCTATACCCGCGCGGGCAACTTTAAAATTGACGATCAGGGCAATATGGTGACGACTGAGGGCTACCCTCTCATTCCCCAAATCACTTTCCCCCAAGACACCACCCAAATTAGCATTGGCGTAGATGGCACAGTGAGCGTAACTCAGGGCAATGCCAGCACTTCTAATGTGATCGGGCAGATCACTTTAGCTAATTTTATCAACCCCGCCGGCTTGCACGCCTTAGGCGATAATTTACTCGCCGTAACCTCCGCCAGCGGCCCGGCGATTGTGGGCAATCCTAATGGAGATGGTTATGGGCAATTGCGTCAAGGCTTCTTGGAGTTGAGCAATGTGCGCTTGGTTGAGGAGATGACCGACTTGATCACCGCCCAAAGGGCATATGAGGCCAACTCTAAGACGATCCAAACCGCAGATAACATGTTGCAGACGGTCAATAGCCTAAAACGCTAGAGTTTTGAAAGGGAGGGTTGTTTTTTTGGTTTTATGTTTTTATTCCTCTGTGTTAGAGCGCGGGGGCTGTTTGATTTTGTGTGGTTTTTATGTTTTATGTTTTTGGATTTTTGCTCCTCTGTTGCCTTCAAGCCGCTGCAAGCCCTTTATATCCCTCTTTGCTAGATGTCCCCACACCTTTAGTTCCCTATAAAAAACAATACATTAACCTGCTCTCTGAAAACGATGCCTATGTTTATCCGGCCGATCGCTACTACAGCGCAGGAAATCGTATCAGCTACACGAGTAAAGAATATAATTTTTGGGGTGCGGCTTATGCACACTCTTGGATGGCCTGGAGTCGTTATTTAACCTTGATGATCCACTCCCCTAAAATGACTCGTTTTAATGTGAGCATGACTCAGACCATGTACACGCCACACTTAAATAGCCATACTAGCGAAGCGATCGTTGTGGGCGATCACCTCTATGCGGGTTGGTTAAGAGCTAGTCTTGCCCTCTTCCAACGCGCCCCGCATGCCCTCGAGAGAATCTTGATTTCTCTAGGCACAGTGGGGCCCAATTCGATGGCCGGACAAACCCAAAATTGGTTGCATGGGCTATGGGGTGATAAAACCTTTCAAGGTTGGCATAACCAATTGCGCGATGAATTCATCTTCCAATTCAATTACCAGTGGCTGTATCAAGTCTATATCCTCAAAACGCGTTTTTTTAGCATGGATATTCTGCCCGCTGTGGACATTGCCCTGGGCAATGCCATCACCCATGTACGCCTCGGTTCGCTTCTTAGATTTGGGTATAACCTAGACACAGATTTTGGACCGAATAAAATTGGATCTCTTTTTAGCGGAGGGCAACCTTTTAGCAACCGCTTTTCTTTTTACTTTTTCATAGGGGCTAGCGGGAGTTACCAACCTATCGATATTTTTATCCAGGGCAATAGCCCTCAAACTAGAGGGATCACCCATCTACCCGATGCACTCTATGCTGTAGAGGGTGGGTTTGCTCTGCTTTATCGAGGATTTCGTCTGTCCTTCATTGCCACCAACTTGAGCAAGGGATTTGAGGAGCAACCCTTAAGCCACAATATCGGTACTGTTGAACTTGATATCGCCTTTTAAAAGAGGGATGCTTGATCAAACTCCAAATCACACCACGCCCAATACTCTCTTAGCTAAACTAGCGGGATCGATCTGTAAAGATCGCTCCACGAGGGCAATGTTGCCATGTGTGGGGTACAAGTCGGCGATTTCAAAACTTTCCACATACAACCCGCCTACAAACTCTAACAACGCGCTCCCCACACCTCCCATCAAATACGAATCGCTAAAGACATAGATTTTAGAGTATCTAGGCAAAATCTCCTTCAATGCGCCATCTAGGGGCTTTAAAAAACATAAATCGAGCAAAGCCACTTTGAGCCCCTGAGCCTCTACGAGTTTTAAGGTTTCATACGCCCGCCCCACCCCATTGCCATAGCCCACAAATAAAATATCCCCTTCTGGCTTTAGAAACGCGCACTGCCCCCACACATAGGGCTTGGATTCAAAGACCCCCTCTTCTAGCAAAAACGCTCCCCGTGGGTAGCGGAAAGCACATGGCCCTGCTGTGTGTTCTTTAGCAAAGTGTATCGCCTGTTGCAAAGTGGCGTTGTCCCTTGGGGCTAGTAGGGTCATGTTAGGGATAGGGCGCAAATAGGCAATGTCTAGCAGGCCTTGGTGGGTTTCGCCATCTTCACCCACAATTCCGGCACGATCGATGGCAAATTTTACGGGTAAAGACATGATCCCTACATCGTGCACGATCTGATCAAACGCCCTTTGTAAAAAGGTGGAGTAAATGCTCACAAAGGGTTTAAAGCCCTCTTTGGCTAAAGCTGCCATAGAAGTTACGGCGTGTTGCTCAGCAATGCCGACATCCCAAAACCTCTCAGGGTAGCTGTCTATGAGTTTGCCAAGCCCTGTGCCCCCGGGCATAGCCGCCGTAACCCCCACGATTTTATCATCAAGGCTTGCTAGCTCAAAAAGGGTCTTTGAGTATATTTGTGTGGGGTTAGCAATTTTGGGCGCACTTTTAAGGCTTTGCCCCGTTTTTAAATCAAAGGGCCCCACGCCATGCCATTTTTCATACTTCCCCTCTGCCATCTTATAGCCCTTGCCCTTCGTGGTTTGGGCATGGATGATTAGGGGGGTTTTGGTGTCTTTGGCCAATTTTAAGGCTTGGGTGATCGCCTCTAAATCGTGCCCGTCAATGGGCCCCATATAGCTGATGCCCAGCTCTTCAAAGAAAATCCCCGGGGTGATGAGCTTTAAGGACTCTTCAAAGCGGTTGGCTAGATAATTCACCCCCTCGGGCATAGACTTTAAAACGCTCTTGATTTTGTCCCTAAAGGATTGGTAAAGGGGGCGTGCCATGAGTTGCGATAAAGCGTTGCTGATCGCGCCTATGGGTTTGGCGATGCTCATCTCATTGTCATTGAGCAAGATCACCAGGGGGTATTTGCGATCGCCTAATTCATCTAGGGCCTCATAGGCTAGCCCTGCGCTAAGACTGCCATCACCAATCATTGCAACGGGTACTTCACTCTTGCCCTTTAAAGCGTAAGCCTTAGCCACACCCACCCCTACAGATAAAGCCGTGGAGCTGTGTCCGGCGATGAAGTAATCATAGGGCGACTCACTGGGACGCACAAACCCGCTAAGCCCGTCCATTTGGCGCAAGGTATCAAAGGCTTCAAAGCGTCCCGTTAAGAGTTTATGGGCATAAGCTTGGTGGCTGGTGTCAAAGATGAAGGTGTGTTTATCCTTGTCAAACACGCTGTGCAAACCCACAATGAGTTCAATCGCCCCGAGTGAGGAACTTAAGTGCCCTCCGTGTGCGCTCACCACTTCTAAAATCCGCCCTCTAAGCTGGGCGCACACTTGCTCTAAATGGGGCAAATCTCGCTGATAAACTTCTAGGTCCATGCTTTGTATTTATGCCTTTAAATTGTCTAACACGCTCTCTTTCAAATTCTTATAGCGTGTCATTAAATTACCATCGATGTTGCCCTGTGAGCTGGTGATCAAAACCCCGCCCTTGGCGATCGCATCGCTGGGTTCTAGCTTGATTTTGGGTAGGTCTTTAAGATTTTGGGAGAGATAGGGGTAGTCTAAAGTGTTGACCTTCACACAAATGTCGGTCGCGTCCATGATGTTCTTTAAGAGCTCTTTGGCTAAGGCCAGTGCGACCTCTTGGCTCTTTTCCTCCACTTCTTTAACGATCACCTCTTTGGCGATCTCTACGGCGATGGCGCTGAGTTCCTTTTCTAGGGCTTCTAGGTGGCTTTGGGATTGTTGCATTTTTTGGTCAATAGCAGTGAGCGATTGCAGGAGGTGAGTCTTTTCTTCGTCAATGCTTGCGCTTAAGTCCTCTTTGGCCTTTTGCTCGCCCTCCTTAAAGCCTATTTTATAATTGTCCTCTCTGGTTTGTTGTAAGAGATTTTGGTTTTCCTCTTGGCTCTTTTCAAACTGCATTTGGAGTTTGGCAAGCTGGCCTGAGAGTTCATCGGTTTTTTTGAGTAGGCACTCAATGAGATCGTTTTCTAGCTGGATGGAGCGCTCGAGATGTGCGTCCTCTTGGGGGGGCTCGGGCTGCTCTTTTTTGGGCTTTTTCTCCTCGGGCTCTTCAGCGGCGATTTCAGCGAAAGATTTAAAGGTGTAGCGCTTGATTGTGTGCTTGTCAAGGTCCTCTTTGGGGATTAAATTCTCATCGCTAAAGTTATTCAACGATATCTTCCTCTCCGCCCATTTGGATCACACCTTTTTCGGCGAGCGATTGGACAATCTCGATGATTTTGCGCTGTGCGGACTCCACATCTTTGATTTTCACCGCGCCCAAATAGGCCATTTCCTCAATGAATTGGTCGCTCGCACGGCTACTCATGTTGCTTAAAAACTTCGTTTTTAGCTCTTCTGTGGAAGTCTTGAGCGCCAAAGTGAGGTCTTTTTTATCCGCAATTTTAAGGATTTCACGGATGGCGAAATTGTCAAGGGTGCTGATGTCTTCAAAGGTGAACATCATCTCTTTAATGTCATTAGCTAGTTTGGCATCGATGTTTTCGATGCGTGCCAAAGTGGTTTTGGCCGCTTTTTGGCCTAAGCGGTTAAAGATTTCGGCCACCGCGCGCGTACCACCCACTTCGACTTTATAGCTAGTGAGGGCCTCTAATTTATTCTCTAAGACCGTAGAAACCCGTTTCACCACTTGGGGCGAAATGTCGCCTAAACTTGCCATTCTAATGCTCACCTCAGCTTTCATGTCATCGGGGAAAAAGCTCAAAGTTTCGGCAGCATTGGCCGATTCCATGT
Proteins encoded in this region:
- a CDS encoding TonB-dependent receptor family protein, translated to MMHKRLLSALIASLACQAALMAKDKTYTLGKVSTAGQRGKTDYSGHVNLGYSGITAPKSWQDEEVKKYTGSRTVISNKQLTQSANQSIEEALQNVPGMQVRNTTGVGAMPSIQIRGFGAGGSGHSDATLMLVNGIPVYMAPYSHIELDIFPVTFQSIDRIDVIKGGGSVQYGPNTYGGIVNIITKPIPKHWESQVAERTTFWAKARNAGFAAPPGKTGNPSFLSSLGNDILYNTYVRSGGMINKHFGVQAQANWVDGQGFRDNSPTNIQNYWLDGVYDINENNGIKAYYQYYDFKIAQPGSLSAEQYQENRFMNGRPYNSKGGRSQRFGIVYENRFGDLERVGGTFSFTYYGQFMTRDFQVSSSYNSANMVTCYSAASCAAQGLSGYNLAVPYYATNYNGWGEVENPVRSINNAFEPKVNLVVNTGKVKQTFITGLRFMTTTFLQRQYMNTNDCPTIKSGEGAGFLCDGANVMSGWEPHIKHGLYKNWNDWRNNYTAVYLSDRIETWNGRFFVVPGLRYALVQYQNENAANWATIPQAVLKKIAHMNNWMPSTNIGFIPVQGDHTLLTYFNYQRSYVPPQLDVLSYGGAEYFTQHFDEVEAGARYTYKSNFSFNADYFRIWARDFATGQYSIYTSGPMKGNVRPVNGYSQGVELEMYYRPIKGLQLHAAFNYIDTRVTSHGPLTDLNGDVLPGTSYNKHFPFVSPYQFILDARYTYRKTTFGLSSYFYSRAYSGISNSAAGGYYGTQYYSGGANFESVLNSGYQCAAWCMTQHEGMLPWYWVWNIQVSQVFWESGRHKIVGSLQVNNIFNMKYFFTGIGSSPAGLQPGPGRSVTAYLSYTF
- the flgG gene encoding flagellar basal-body rod protein FlgG, yielding MLRSLYSATTGMLGQQTHIDTTSNNIANVNTVGFKRQRADFNDLFYQALQYAGTSTSDTTKSPNGIEVGLGVRTSSVTKMFSQGSPKETENNLDLAITGKGFFQIQMPDGSTAYTRAGNFKIDDQGNMVTTEGYPLIPQITFPQDTTQISIGVDGTVSVTQGNASTSNVIGQITLANFINPAGLHALGDNLLAVTSASGPAIVGNPNGDGYGQLRQGFLELSNVRLVEEMTDLITAQRAYEANSKTIQTADNMLQTVNSLKR
- a CDS encoding lipid A deacylase LpxR family protein, whose amino-acid sequence is MLDVPTPLVPYKKQYINLLSENDAYVYPADRYYSAGNRISYTSKEYNFWGAAYAHSWMAWSRYLTLMIHSPKMTRFNVSMTQTMYTPHLNSHTSEAIVVGDHLYAGWLRASLALFQRAPHALERILISLGTVGPNSMAGQTQNWLHGLWGDKTFQGWHNQLRDEFIFQFNYQWLYQVYILKTRFFSMDILPAVDIALGNAITHVRLGSLLRFGYNLDTDFGPNKIGSLFSGGQPFSNRFSFYFFIGASGSYQPIDIFIQGNSPQTRGITHLPDALYAVEGGFALLYRGFRLSFIATNLSKGFEEQPLSHNIGTVELDIAF
- the dxs gene encoding 1-deoxy-D-xylulose-5-phosphate synthase, encoding MQSMDLEVYQRDLPHLEQVCAQLRGRILEVVSAHGGHLSSSLGAIELIVGLHSVFDKDKHTFIFDTSHQAYAHKLLTGRFEAFDTLRQMDGLSGFVRPSESPYDYFIAGHSSTALSVGVGVAKAYALKGKSEVPVAMIGDGSLSAGLAYEALDELGDRKYPLVILLNDNEMSIAKPIGAISNALSQLMARPLYQSFRDKIKSVLKSMPEGVNYLANRFEESLKLITPGIFFEELGISYMGPIDGHDLEAITQALKLAKDTKTPLIIHAQTTKGKGYKMAEGKYEKWHGVGPFDLKTGQSLKSAPKIANPTQIYSKTLFELASLDDKIVGVTAAMPGGTGLGKLIDSYPERFWDVGIAEQHAVTSMAALAKEGFKPFVSIYSTFLQRAFDQIVHDVGIMSLPVKFAIDRAGIVGEDGETHQGLLDIAYLRPIPNMTLLAPRDNATLQQAIHFAKEHTAGPCAFRYPRGAFLLEEGVFESKPYVWGQCAFLKPEGDILFVGYGNGVGRAYETLKLVEAQGLKVALLDLCFLKPLDGALKEILPRYSKIYVFSDSYLMGGVGSALLEFVGGLYVESFEIADLYPTHGNIALVERSLQIDPASLAKRVLGVV
- the fliH gene encoding flagellar assembly protein FliH, whose translation is MSLNNFSDENLIPKEDLDKHTIKRYTFKSFAEIAAEEPEEKKPKKEQPEPPQEDAHLERSIQLENDLIECLLKKTDELSGQLAKLQMQFEKSQEENQNLLQQTREDNYKIGFKEGEQKAKEDLSASIDEEKTHLLQSLTAIDQKMQQSQSHLEALEKELSAIAVEIAKEVIVKEVEEKSQEVALALAKELLKNIMDATDICVKVNTLDYPYLSQNLKDLPKIKLEPSDAIAKGGVLITSSQGNIDGNLMTRYKNLKESVLDNLKA
- the fliG gene encoding flagellar motor switch protein FliG, with product MAKLTPRQKTQLDEFTMSEKIAILLIQVGEEATAGILRHLDVDSITEISKQIVQLNGTDKAIGAAVLEEFFAILQSNQYINSGGLEYAREILIKALGPEQAKIILEKLSRSLQTQKNFSYLGRIKPQQLADFIINEHPQTIALILAHMESANAAETLSFFPDDMKAEVSIRMASLGDISPQVVKRVSTVLENKLEALTSYKVEVGGTRAVAEIFNRLGQKAAKTTLARIENIDAKLANDIKEMMFTFEDISTLDNFAIREILKIADKKDLTLALKTSTEELKTKFLSNMSSRASDQFIEEMAYLGAVKIKDVESAQRKIIEIVQSLAEKGVIQMGGEEDIVE